A region from the Panicum hallii strain FIL2 chromosome 1, PHallii_v3.1, whole genome shotgun sequence genome encodes:
- the LOC112878380 gene encoding uncharacterized protein LOC112878380 has translation MEDPRRRSAAGRQLRGLLALAGDYLKYLFMKRRRLMHRVARRTLALVHRHHGGRGKGHGPWPARALMEHEFSCADSPSPAFLAAKRLLLRSRAKGGGAAAAAAGAVSSCFGSLRAPCGSPDTAAASEAEAAAVEEEDHRLETEDEEEDDDEVLAEDEWVQCGELPDVDDRAEEFINMFYEQLRAQSFAAVFQCSP, from the coding sequence ATGGAGGATCCACGCCGGCGCTCCGCGGCGGGCAGGCAGCTGCGCGGCCTCCTCGCCCTGGCCGGCGACTACCTCAAGTACCTCTTCATGAAGCGGCGCCGGCTCATGCACAGGGTGGCGCGGAGGACGCTGGCGCTCGTCCACCGCCACCACGGCGGGCGCGGCAAGGGCCACGGGCCGTGGCCCGCTCGCGCGCTCATGGAGCACGAGTTCTCGTGCGCCGACAGCCCCAGCCCTGCGTTCCTCGCCGCCAAGAGGCTGCTGCTGCGCTCCCGGGCgaaaggcggcggcgcggcggccgcagcGGCCGGCGCCGTGTCGTCCTGCTTCGGCTCGCTCCGAGCGCCGTGCGGTTCGCCAGACACGGCGGCGGCATCGGAGGCCGAGGCTGCCGCGGTGGAAGAGGAGGATCATCGGTTGGAgacggaggacgaggaggaagatgacgatGAGGTGCTGGCCGAGGACGAGTGGGTGCAGTGCGGTGAGCTTCCTGACGTGGACGACAGGGCGGAAGAGTTCATCAACATGTTCTACGAGCAGCTCAGGGCGCAGAGCTTCGCCGCGGTTTTCCAGTGCTCGCCATGA